One Melanotaenia boesemani isolate fMelBoe1 chromosome 8, fMelBoe1.pri, whole genome shotgun sequence DNA segment encodes these proteins:
- the snai2 gene encoding LOW QUALITY PROTEIN: zinc finger protein SNAI2 (The sequence of the model RefSeq protein was modified relative to this genomic sequence to represent the inferred CDS: inserted 5 bases in 5 codons; deleted 1 base in 1 codon) — protein sequence MWLPPHRNCVTLKVKFVFITPHFYKGLPLSVIPRXEILSPAAYSPITVWTTSNLPWSPLPNDLXPISGYPSSLSDTSSKDHSGSESPRSDEDEQMLPKLSEPHGVEAEKFQCSLCSKSYSTYSGLLKHKQLHCDAQTRKSFSCKYCEKEYVSLGALKMHIRTHTXPCVCKICGKAFSRPXLLQGHIRTHTGEKPFSCPHCNRAFADRSNLRAHLQXHSDVKNTNARTAPKTFSRMSLLHKHEESGCCVAH from the exons ATGTGGCTTCCTCCACACAGAAACTGCGTCACACTGAAAGTGAAGTTTG TGTTCATCACACCGCACTTCTACAAGGgtctccctctgtctgtcatCCCCA CGGAGATCCTGAGCCCGGCAGCATACAGCCCCATCACTGTGTGGACTACCAGTAACTTGCCGTGGTCGCCGCTGCCCAATGACC TCCCCATCTCTGGATACCCCTCATCTCTCTCCGACACCTCCTCTAAAGACCACAGCGGCTCAGAAAGTCCAAGGAGTGATGAAGACGAGCAGATGCTGCCTAAACTTTCAGAACCTCACGGAGTGGAGGCAGAGAAGTTTCAATGTAGTTTGTGCAGCAAATCCTACTCCACGTACTCTGGACTGCTGAagcacaaacagctgcactGCGACGCCCAAACGAGGAAATCCTTCAGCTGTAAATACTGCGAGAAG GAGTATGTTAGTCTGGGAGCTCTCAAAATGCACATCAGGACTCACA TGCCTTGTGTTTGCAAAATATGCGGGAAAGCTTTCTCCAGAC TGCTGCTCCAAGGACATATCAGGACGCACACGG GTGAAAAGCCTTTCTCCTGCCCTCACTGCAATAGGGCATTTGCAGACAGGTCCAATCTCAGGGCTCACCTAC ACCATTCGGATGTGAAAAATACCAATGCAAGAACTGCTCCCAAAACCTTCTCCAGGATGTCTCTTCTGCACAAGCATGAGGAATCTGGTTGTTGTGTAGCACACTGA